The following coding sequences are from one Musa acuminata AAA Group cultivar baxijiao chromosome BXJ2-4, Cavendish_Baxijiao_AAA, whole genome shotgun sequence window:
- the LOC135608720 gene encoding uncharacterized protein LOC135608720: MRLNPTKCAFGVTSGKFLEFIIHERGIDANPVKVQAIIDMQSPRTIKDLQRLNGRLVAMSRFLARSGDRCLPFFRALKNPKSFQWTTECEEAFKQTKQHLANLPRLASVSPGEKLGLYLAASPHAVSSVLIKESSGEQLLIYYVSHILSGPGGRYPPIEKLALALVLSARKLHPYFQAHPVEVITDQPLRQAQAVADFITELTQVADGDLKQPPEAWILHVDGSASSKGAGAGLVLLAPDDRLFERSLRFGFKATNNEAEYEALLAGLKLALEMQVAAIHVLTDSQLVVEQLSGGYEARDPTMAKYLARVRDLAAKFPYFTLSNVPREENERADALAKLASKPTYEAWPEVEELPARPIEVATTVPGSAPITWVQELLRFKQDGTLPHDEVAARRLRRTHAWYTEESGRLYRRSFTYPLLRCLEPDEAQTVLAEIHEGVCEEHNDGRTLAHKILRHGYYWPTMCRDTKA, from the exons ATGCGACTTAACCCCACAAAATGCGCCTTCGGTGTCACCTCCGGGAAATTCCTCGAgttcatcatacacgaaagagggATTGATGCCAACCCGGTGAAGGTCCAGGCAATCATCGACATGCAATCACcccggacgatcaaagacctgcagcgacttAACGGAAGGCTTGTTGCCATGTCTCGCTTTCTCGCCcggtcgggcgatcgctgcctccccttctttagggcgctcaaaaacccgaaaagcttccaGTGGACGACGGAGTGCGAGGAAGCTTTCAAACAAACGAAACAacacttggccaacctcccccgactcgcCTCTGTTTCTCCCGGGGAAAAGCTAGGCCTCTACCTAGCGGCCTCCCCCCATGCAGTCAGTTCCGTCCTGATCAAAGAAAGCTCTGGCGAACAACTTCTgatctactatgtcagccacatcCTAAGCGGACCCGGGGGgcgttacccgccgatagagaaACTCGCGCTTGCCCTGGTGCTGTCAGCTCGGAAGTTGCacccctacttccaggcccacccggtggaggtcatcaccgaccaaccccttcggcag gcccaggcggtagccgacttcatcaCGGAGCTAACTCAGGTGGCAGATGGGGATCTCAAGCAACCTCCCGAGGCTTGGatcctacacgtggacggctcggccagCTCAAAGGGTGCTGGCGCGGGACTGGTTCTTCTTGCCCCCGACGATCGCTtgttcgagcgctccctccgcttcgggtttaaagccactAACAACGAAGCGGAATATGAGGCGCTCCTAGCAGGACTCaagttggccctcgagatgcaggtggctgcTATACACGTCCTCACTGACTCGCAGCTTGTGGTCGAGCAGCTCAGCGGTggatacgaggctcgggacccaaccatggcgaaatacctggcacgggtaagggaCCTGGCTGCTAAGTTCCCTTATTTCACATTGTCCAATGTTCCAAGGGAGGAGAACGAGCGGGCCGATGCGCTGGCTAAGCTGGCGTCGAAACCGACCTACGAAGCATGGCCAGAGGTCGAGGAGCTTCCTGCCCGCCCCATCGAAGTAGCGACTACAGTCCCCGGTAGTGCGCCGATCACATGGGTGCAGGAGCTGCTACGCTTCAAGCAGGATGGGACCCTTCCCCACGATGAAGTTGCGGCTCGGCGTCTGCGTCGTACACACGCGTGGTACACTGAAGAGAGTGGCCGGCTTTATAGGCGgtccttcacctaccccctcctACGATGCTTGGAACCCGACGAGGCCCAGACGGTCCTGGCCGAGATCCACGAGGGAGTCTGCGAAGAACACAACGACGGGCGAACCttggcacacaaaatacttcgccatggttactactggccgaccatgtgccgggacaCGAAAGCTTAA